The genomic window TAGTTTATTAGTATTGCGTTATTTCTTCCAAAAGAATAATTTTATTCATTTAATCATAGGGTTTATGGCAATTGTAGTGTTAGCTACACTCAATTCATTCCTATTATATTCTGAAAAGCTTACTGCCACTGAAATCTTGGAACAAAGCCTTTGGGGTGGATTATTCTATGTATTTACATTAGGTATTGGTTATATCCTATTTAAAATATTCATTGGCAATGATGATCATGAAGGAGAAAAAGTAGAAGAAGAAATCCCTACCTTCTCACCTTCTCAACTAGTATTTTACTTTATGTTACTGGGACTTTATTTTGCCGATTTCTGGAAAGGTGGAATGAGTTGGCAAGCTGAAATGAATATTTTATTCCAAATGGTATTTGCTATTATTGGTATCGTTTATTTCAGTAAAAATATTATTACCATTGGTATGGCACTAACATTGGTTTCATTGATTGGTAGAATTGTAGCTTTCTATCAAACTAATTCAGCTGAAGCTGCCTTTGGTATTGGTTTTAGTTTATTAGTTCTTGGCTTATTCGAGTTCTCAAGAAGGTCTGAAAATAAATCTAACAAATCCCCAAGAGTGAAAACAAAATAATTGGATTGATATAAATAAAAAAGGCATGTAGATTATCTTTTCTACATGCCTTTTTTAATATATAAGATCTCTATTACATCTTCTTTTGTAATACTTGCCATAAAACAACACCAATGGTAACAGATACATTCAATGAATGTTTGGTACCAAATTGTGGAATTTCTAATGCCATATCAGAAGCTGCAATAGCTTCATCACTAACGCCCATTACTTCATTACCAAAAACTAAAGCTACTTTTTCTTCTTTAGTTGTTTCGAAATCCTGAAGCATAGTAGAACCTTCAACTTGTTCAACAGCAATTACTTTATATCCATCTTCTTTCAATTTTTCAATCGCTTCTACTGTAGACTCATGATGTTCCCAAGTTACAGTATCCTGAGCTCCTAGGGCAGTTTTATGAATATCTCTATGAGGTGGTTTTCCTGTGATACCACATAAAACTACTTTCTCAATGGCAAAAGCATCACCTGTTCTAAAAGAAGAACCTACATTATTTAATGATCTGATGTTATCTAAGACAACAACAATATTATTTTTTTCTTGATTCTTGAACTCTTCAGCACTCACTCTGTTAAGTTCATCCATGCTTAACTTTCTCATTCTTTACTTATTAATCTCCTTCCGGATAATGATGACTCATTCTACGGCGTTCAATCTTATTCATTGCCAACTCTCTATTACTAGAAAGTGTTCTATACGTTTCTTGATCCTCAATCAATTGAGCATCTCTCTCCATATATTTAAAAATCGTTTCTATTATTCCCATCAGTTCTTCTTTGATAGAATAAAACGACCATTGATCTACTTTCCTTACATTTAAAAGACCTGCATTTTTCATGTAAATTAAATGTCTTGAAGTCTTTGTTTGCGTAAAGTCGAGTACTAGTTCAATATCTGAAATACACATCTCTTCATTTTCATAAAGCAGATGCATAATTCTTATACGTGATTCTTCACCTAAGGCTTTCATTATTTGAGTACCTATAGATAAATTGAAGTGTTTTAGCTTCATAGAAATATCAATGCTTTAATTCGCGTTCACAAATATATGAATTCATTTGATATCTCCTTAAAAATCAGAAAAAAAGGGTTTTATAAAATCGAAATCACCGTATAATCACAAAGTTATCGTTTTTGTGAGCTAAAATTACATATACAAATATTTCATTTCTTAGGATTACAACCTGCATAACAACGTAAAAATAGAATAAATCAATCAAGTCGATATAATAATTCTAAGATTAGTAAATTTTTACAATACATAATTTTTTGGTTAGAAAATTTAGCCTTAAACTTGTAATAGGTAAAGATAATAGGTTAATCGCCTATTATATGGCATGATACACCAGTAACATTAACCAGTTGTGGAAAGACATTCAATATTGTTGGATGTCTTTTTTTTATTTTTAATATCTTATCGATCCCTAATTTGTTACCTCTACTCGCCTCAAAATTATTATCTTCGCACTTATATTAATAATAACATGATAGAGAGAGCAATAAAAATCGGTACTAGGAAAAGTAAGCTTGCTTTATGGCAAGCCGAATATGTTAAAGCACTTCTTGAACAAAATGGTTTAAAAGGTGAATTGGTGTTGATTGAAACTAAAGGAGATAAAATCTTAGATAGAGCATTATCGAAAATTGGTTCTAAAGGTGTTTTCACTGAAGAATTAGAAGACCAACTTCGTAATGGTGATATAGATATTGCAGTGCATAGTGCTAAAGATATGCAAGCTTCTTTAGGAGATGACTTTGAATTAATTGCTTTCACTGAAAGAGAAGCTTGTCATGATGTTTTCGTAAGTCATAAAAAAGGATTTACTGTAGATAAAGATAAAGAGTTTGTTATTGGTACTTCTTCAGTTAGAAGAGTTGCTATGCTTACAAAACATTTTCCTAATGCAAAGATTGTAGATGTTAGAGGTAATCTACAAACTCGTATTCAGAAAATGGAAGATGGATTATGTGATGTTCTTATGCTTGCATATGCTGGTGTTCATCGTATGGGTTATAACGATATGATTGTTCATGAACATCCATTAGATACGTTTACTCCTGCGACAGGACAAGGTTGTGTAGCCATCGAATCAGCTACGAATTTAGATCCTGAAGTAAGATCAGCTATTAGAAAAGCTATTAATAACGAAAAGACAGAAGTTTGCTTAAAAGCAGAAAGAGCTTTCTTAAAAGAACTTCAAGGCGGATGTAGTATCCCTGCTTTCTGTCTTGCTACATGGACTGCTGATAATGAACTAAAAATTACTGGAGGTTTAGCTCAAGCTAATACTGAAGAAATTAGATATACATATACCTGTTCTCCTGATGAAGTGGAATCAAAAGGAACACAGATAGCAAAAGACACACTAGCAAATGGAGGTGCTGAAATTTTAGCAGCACTGAAGAATTCATAAACTCAAACGAACAACTCAGTCTATATGAAAGGTTTATTGGACCAAAGATTTGGGCAAGGTGAAATTGTCATCTCTAAAGTAGATGATTTAATTAACTGGGCCCGATTATCATCATTCTGGCCACTAGGATTTGGCTTGGCATGTTGTGCAATTGAAATGATCACAACATGGTCATCAACCTACGATCTTGACCGCTTTGGTGTCATTCCAAGGGGTACACCTCGTCAATCTGATGCAATGATCATTTCTGGTACTGTAACTTTTAAGATGGCAGATAGAGTTCGACGTTTATATGAACAGATGGCAGAACCTAGGTATGTTATTTCTATGGGTAGTTGTGCCAATTGCGGTGGTCCTTACTGGGAACATGGATATAATGTAGTAAAAGGTGTGGATAGAATTATTCCTGTGGATGTCTATGTACCAGGATGTCCTCCAAGACCTGAAGCTCTTATTGGTGGTATCTTAAAATTAAGAGATGAAATCCGTAAGGAAACACTTATGGCACCTAAAGCTGTTGAACGATTAATGAACAAAGAAACTGTAAAATAATGACTACAGAAGAAATCGCTGCATTAATTCAGGAAAATATAAAAGACTGTGAGTTGGAGGTGAATACAAAGCTTCCGCAACATGAAATTGTTGTTCCTGCTGATAAAATTGAAGAAGTTTGTCAGTTTCTGAAAACAGATAAAACTACATTCTTCGATACTTTATCATGTTTAACAGGTCTTGATAATGGCCCTGCAAAAAAATCAATGGAAGTATTATACCACTTATATTCTATACCCAACGGTTATAGATTAACTCTAAAGGTGGTACTTGATAGAGAAGATCCAAAACTTCCATCTGTTACTTCTGTATGGAAAGCTGCCAATTGGCATGAAAGAGAAGCTTGGGACTTGGTAGGTATGAAATTTGAAAATCACCCTGATCTTCGTAGAATCCTATCTGCTGATGATTGGATTGGACATCCTTTACAAAAGGATTATAAAGAACAAGATACCTATCATGGCATTACAGTAAAATATGAAAAAGATTAATCTTTTTTAAATGATTAATCAAGCTATAAAAAAGAAGAGGTTAGAGTTATCAACTCTAACCTCATTTTGTTTTGTAAGATAGTTTTAACGTAAAATAAACCTTAGTGTCTTTTGGGTTGTTGCATCTCCAATTTGAATAATGTAGATACCACTATTCAGAGAAGGCAACAAGAGTTCTACGTTTTCTTGATTTGGTATAACAGCAAATTTCTTTATCAATTGGCCTGTTGAAGCATATACATTGGCAGAAACATGACCATTAAAAACATCCAATCCTTTTACAGACAATGTCTGATGTGAAGTTAGGATTGTTGGATAGATTAAAATATTTTTTGTCAAATCATCTTCTAAAGATGTAACCCCAGAATCACCTCCGTTATTATCATCTCCATCATCATCTGATTCTCCTTCCTCAAATTGAAGTTTAACATTATGGTTATAACTCAATCCTCCTTTATCTAAGAAAGTCATTTTTACCGTATAGTTTTCTAATTCATCAGCTGAGAAGTTTTTCTTAGCCATTAGCTTTCCATCTGATACTTCAAAGAAACCATCGTTATTCGTGAATTCTACAGTGTAACTATCTGTTTCATCAGGATCGATGACTAGGAAAGTACCAAAGGATGTCTCATTAGAAACTTCAAATGGAAAGATATCTTGATCTGATTCGTAAGTTATTTTTGTAATTCCCTCATTTACATCATTTATGTAAATTATAGTGCTTATCTCCTCAGTTTGTAAAAGGGTTGTATATTCAAATACAAGTTCCACTTCTGTTAGTTGCTCAAAATTTATTACTCTATTTAACCTGATTGAATCACCATCTAAATAGAAATAATTCGTTCCTTCTACTAAAGTTAAAGAGGCTTGTTTATTATACCCTACTACCCCAATAGCTGTATTTTTTTCGATATTTTCATCAATCTTATTGATACTAATTTCTACCGTTGGTGGAGTTAAATCAATGGTATAACTACGCGTCAATTCTGCTCCTCTAGCATCAGCAACAGTTAACTCTATATCAAAACTATTTTGTTCATAGAAGTTTAATTCATTAGCTACCTTTAGAAGATTACCATCAATATAAAAATTGCTATTATCAACACTAAAATTGTGAGAATCTAGTTCGTCTGCATCTTCAACTGATATTACTCCTACTAGCTCATCTTGAATTCCATCAATTATAGTATTTGAAAGGGATAATAAAGATGGAGCTGAGTTGGTATCACTAAAACTTTTCGATACTTCATAACTGTCTGAATATTTACCATTAGTGGCAATTACTTTATAGGTTCCATATTCAGTTCCGGTATATTGATTAGAAGTAGTGATCTCTAATTCCTCTTCATCTAAATACCATAAATACTGTGTACCCTCACCACCTAAATCTGTCGCTTCTAATGTAAAATTGGATGAATTAAAAGTGATATTAATATCAAAATCTATACTTTGACTTGTATGTGCGATATTAAATTCATCTTTTTCCATATAATCATAAACTTCATCCAAATGGCTAAAAGTTAATTGATTACTACTAACATCAAATTCCTCAAATGATAAATTCTCTGCAAAAGACAGATCTGATAATTCGTTATTTGAAGCATCAAAATAGCTTAATACAGATAGTTGATCAAGATCTATTAAAGAGGTTAATTGGTTATCCTTAATGATCAGTGTATCTAACTGTGATAAAGGAGATAAGCTCGGTAAGCTTGATAATAAATTACCTTGAATATATAATTTCTCTAGTGAACTTAAACCTTCAAAAGATTCGAAAGATTGTATTTTCGAATTAATCGCAACCAAGCTTTTTAAGGAAGTAAGCTTAGATTGTGTCTCTATTTTTTTTACCGGTGAATTAGATACATAAAGTTGCTCTAATTTTGGTAGGTTTAGCGTAGTAAGTTCCTCAATTTGTACATGACTGATATTTAAAACTCTCAAATATGAAAGCTTAGAGATAGAAGATGGAATTTCTCCATTTAAATTATTCTCATTTAAATTAATTTCTACAACATGTCCATTTTCCACAGTAACACCATACCAATTTTCAGCTAATTGATAAGATTTCCAGTTTGTATTTTCTACCCATTCTTCACCATTTAATGCATCATAGATATCATTAAGTGCATTGAATTCATTCTGTGATACACCTGCTGTGGCATGAGCTTCTGTCACTGTAATATCAGAAGAAGTAACATTAAAGTTGTAATCTGCATTACTCACTATACAATGATATTCTTCATCAATAACATCCGATGAAAAATTTCTACTATTAGATACAACTCCATTACTCTCATCGTACCAAGTATACGTAGTGTTAGCTCCTCCAATATTTTCTACAGAAAGTGTAAAACTTGAAAAGTCATTATTCCAAGCTATTTTTGGCGTAAGTTCAATTGACTGATTGTTGTATTGTTCTTCTTCACTAAAAAGATCAATATTATCTTCAATGCCAGAAATTCTTATCGCATTATGACTCACATCCAATTGAAGGGAAAGGACTGAAAAAATTGGTATAGTTGAAAAAACATTTCCCTCTAATTGTAAAGTTTTTAATTGAGTTAATTCATTTATAGAAGTGGGAACATCACCTTCAAACGAACAATAACTCAAATCTATGTCTTCTAAATTTTCAATTTCATCAATTTGAGAAGGGATAGTCCCCTTCAATTGAGGATTTGAAGATAAATTAAGTGTCTTTAAATTGGTTAAGCTAGTAATAGCATCTGGAAGAATACCTGAAAGATTCTGATTAAACAAGTTTAAGCCTGTGACCTTACCACTTTCAACAGTAACTCCTTCCCATGTATTTACATCGGTATTTTTCAACCAGTTTGAATTATCATTCCAGATCTTTCCTTTTAACTCACTATAGAGTGTTGTTAAAGCATCATACTCATCATCAGATACATTATGACCAATACTTATCTGTTTAACTCGATTTATTTCTGTATCTGTAGAATATTGAAATGCTATGTAATAATCTCCTTCAGCTAGATTCTCAAACTGTACATTCGTTGTAAACTTATTTACTGTAACTTCTTCAACAATTGTTGAGAAATCCTCTTTTGTACTTAATGTAATTTCATAACTATCAAAGAAATTTGCCTGATATGGCCAATCTACTACAATCGAATTTGATGAAGAAAGTTGAACTCTAAAATTATGACTTCCTACATGAGCTACAAAACCAGGATAATTAATAATCTCATCCGAAGATAGCACTAGCGTTAATGCCCCATCTTCGTTTGTAGCAGTAAATGTTTTATTTTCTCCAGATGTACCATCTAATTCAGCAATTAAATCATCTGACTCTGATGTGCCATCATAAATAAATAAATAATCATATTCTTCTTCCAAAGAAAAATATTCAAATGTAATACTCACTTTTTCTCCTTCTATTTTAGGATAAAGTGTAGTTATCATATCCTGATTCATAGGATAGTTTTCATCCCCACCTAAATCTTTTAAGGTATAACCATAATCTGTTATTTCATTTTGTTCTCCTAAAAGATAAGTGACACCTTGCCCCATTGTCGGCGAAGTGTAAATCATGCTAATGACAAAAAATAATAGTAGAGTAAATCTCATAAAGCAACGATTTGATAGTCGTGAAAGTAATAGTGTGTACCTCTTGTCTAAATAAAGTAGTACCTCAAATAGACGCTAAAAAGTTGAAATATAATAATTACTAGGGTTACAAAACGTTACAAACGAAAAAAGGACAGAGATTTCTCCCTGTCCTTGTTGATTGACGATAACCTGCTTAGGTTCACAAGCTATCAAGATTAATATAGATAAGACTAGATTAATGTTTTTTATTCCCACTCAATAGTTGCTGGTGGCTTTGAGCTGATATCATATACCACTCTATTTACACCTTTTACTCTATTGATGATATTATTGCTTATTTCAGCTAAGAAATCATATGGTAAGTGTACCCAATCTGCAGTCATACCATCTAAAGATGATACCGCTCTTAAAGCTACTACTTTTTCATAAGTTCTTTCATCACCCATAACACCTACTGACTGTACAGGTAATAACATAGCACCTGCTTGCCATACTTGATCATATAAACCATGGTCTTTTAAACCTTGGATAAAGATATGATCTACTTCTTGTAGGATCTCCACTTTTTCAGCTGTCACATCTCCTAAGATTCTGATACCTAGACCAGGACCTGGGAAAGGATGACGACCTAAAATTTCTTGAGGGATGTTTAGTGTTTTACCTACTAAACGAACTTCATCTTTAAATAAAGTGTTTAACGGTTCCACTACTTTTAACTTCATGTAGTCAGGTAAACCTCCCACATTATGGTGTGATTTAATTGTTGCAGAAGGTCCTTTTACAGAAACAGATTCAATCACATCTGGATAAATTGTTCCTTGGCCTAACCATTTTGCATTTTCTACCTTCTTAGACTCGATTTCGAAAACGTCAACGAATACTTTTCCGATAGCTTTTCTTTTATCTTCCGGATCTGTTTTACCTTCTAACTCTGCATAGAATAAATCTTTAGAGTTTACTCCTTTTACATTCAGGCCTAAACCATGGTAAGATTCTAATACAGATTCGAATTCGTTTTTACGTAACAAACCATTGTCTACAAAGATACAATGTAAGTTAGGTCCAATTGCTTTGTGTAATAAAACTGCTGCAACTGATGAGTCAACGCCACCTGAAAGTCCAAGGATTACTTTATCATCACCTAACTTCTCTTTTAACTCAGCAACTGTAGCATCTACAAATGACTCAGGAGTCCAATCTTGCTTACATCCACATACACCAACAACAAAATCTTGTAACATGAATTTGCCATCAGTAGAGTGAGTTACTTCTGGGTGGAATTGAATTCCGAAAGTTTCCTCACCAGTGATTCTGTATGCTGCAACAGGAATACTGCTTGTACTTGCAATTACTTTAAAGTTTTCTGGAAGGTTAGTGATTGTATCACCATGAGACATCCAAACCTGAGATTCTTCAGGTACCCCTTTGAACATTGGGCTTGTGTGGTCAATGAAATCAAGGTTAGCACGACCGTATTCACGGTGCTCTGAACGTGCAACTGTTCCTCCGTTTTGATGGGCAAGCATTTGCGCACCAAAGCAAACACCTAGTAAAGGCATTTTTCCACGGATTTCCGATACGTCGAAGTTCGGTGCATCTTCTTCTAAAACTGAGTGCGGGCTACCTGATAATATAACACCTTTGTACTCAGAATGATCAATCTTTGGTTCGTGGTTGTAAGGGAAAATCTCACAATAAACATTTAACTCTCTAACGCGTCTAGCAATTAATTGAGTATACTGCGAACCAAAGTCGTAAATTAGGATCTTGTCCATATTATTGGAAGTATTCAGAGATTAATTTATGATGCATGCAAAGATGACGTTTTTTATTGAAAAAATGATGTTTCTTATACGATTTCTATAATTATTTACACTAAAAAACATACGTAATAAAGAAAAAAGGCCACTTACCGAAATAAGTGACCTTTAACATATTATTATATCAAACTAATCCAAGATTAGTTAACATCCCACCAAACTTTATCAGTATAGTTGTTTGCTGGTACATTTTCAGCATTCAAACCTTCCTCATCATTTGGATAGTAACCTCTTGTTGGGATTGCAGTATTACCAATAGTAATTGCAGCTGCAGGAACAGTTAATTGAGGGTAATCTAAACGTCTCCACTCAGACCACGCTTCAACACCTTGTCCATAAAGAGCAACATATTTAGCTTCACCAATTGATTTCTTCCAATTAGCAGCATCATAAGTTACAGTTGCTAAATAAGCATCTTTATCTGCTTCTTCAACACCCCATGCATCCATAGACGCTGCAATAGCTTCTTTGAATACTGTTTCAGCGCTACCACCGATAACACCTCTTTGGATTGCCTCAGCTTCAATAAATTTCAATTCAGCATATGACATTAAGATTGCAGGTTGTTGCTTAGCTCTGATACCTGGCAAATCTTGCTCGTCTTTAGTTGCACCTGAAGGACGAGAAGTTTTACCGTCTTTAGAAGCTTCTAATGACTCAGCATCAGTTAAACCAAATGGTAAACCAACATACTCATCATCAGCGTTCATTGCAGCATATAAACCTAAACGAGGATCGTTCATAGTTTTCATATGCTCAACAAAGAATTCAGTTACTGAATAATCATCACGATTATCTTGAGTAACATTAACCCATAATGGGTTTGCTAATTGAATTTGGTTATCGAATACCAATGTAGCATTGTCTGCATTTGATTCGAATTTGTCAGCTGCAGTAAGCGCTTGTTGTAAGAAAGTTGATGCACTTCCGTTAGCATCAATCATTCTAATTGCAACTCTTGCTTTTAATGCATTTGCAAACTTTTTCCAAGAATCGATATCATTATCATAAATGATATCACCTTGATTAAATGCAGCATTTGTGTTATCAAGCTCTGAAAGTGCCTCATCTAACTTAGAGATAAGATCAAGATAGATATCTTCTTGAGTATCATAAGCTGGAGATGGGTACTCTGCAGGGTTTAATGCTTGAGAATAAGGAACTGATCCCCAAGTATCTGTTACAATTTGAAAAACGTGAACTTTCAATATTTTCACAATTGCAAGCATGTTTTTCTTTTCAGCTTCTAACTGAGGAGTTACAGCTTCAGTTTCACCTAAAATTCTTTCAACTTCAGTTAAGTCTTTTAGAGAATTAGCATAGTAACTTTGCCATGAACCTGTGAAGTATGCTTTGTCATGTTGGTATCTTGACTCTGAAGCATATTGGTTTTGTCCCCAGTATTGTACTAGTAACATACCCCATTCTGCGTTCATTGCTGTACCCCAAGTTCTATCTGCTAATGCAAACTGACCTTGTGTTAATAAGTTCTCTACTGGAACTGAAGTTGGGTTGTTAGGATCGACGTTCATTTCCTCGAACCCGTTGTCACACGATGACAGACCTAATACTGCGGCCGCGGACAATGTATATAATAACTTTTTCATTTGAATCTAATTAAATAAAGATGGTCAATCTTATAATTTGAAGCTCAAGTTAAAGCTGAATGAACGAGTTGCAGGAGTTTGCGCGTTCTCTAAACCTTGAACGTTTGAAGTAGTCGTTACTGCTTGAGGATCTAAGTAAGGGATCTCAGAGTGGATTAACCATAAGTTACGACCAACGATGCTGAAGTTTACATCTCTAAATGGTAATTTAGAAACAACTTTGTTTGGTAATTGGTAACCGATTGAAGCTTCACGTAATTTCACGAAAGAAGCATCAAATACGTTAGGAGCAGCCATGTTCCAGTAAGAACCATAGTAAACTTGAGGGCTTACAGCAATATCGTTTGCAGAACCATCTTCTTTAACACCTTGTAATACCATACCGTTTTCACGGATACCGCCTTCAGCAGTTTCTGGTAATAAACCAGAGTACTTAGCCCATTGTAATGAAGTTGAGTGAATTTTACCACCCATTTGAGCGTCAATTAATGCTGAAACAGTTACACCTTTGAATGAGAATGTGTTACGGATACCACCTGTCCAATCTGGCATTACTGATCCTAAGAATACTCTATCTTCAGTAAATTGGTAGAAACCGTTCGAGTCAACAACTCTTTGACCTTGGTCATTGTAAACATAGTCATTACCGTAGATTGACATGTAAGGCTCATTCTCTTTGATTCTTAAGTCAGCAGCCCAAGTACCACCCATACCGATATATGGTAAGTTTGGAGCTAACTCAACAACTTTGTTATTGATTTTAGAGTAGTTCACTGCGATATCCCATCTGAAACCTGAGTTTGTTTGAATAGGAGTACCAGTTAACATTAATTCAATACCGTTGTTGTTCATTGAACCTGCGTTCAAGTATCTTGAAATGTAACCTGTTGTTGGTGACACATCAACTGATACGTTTTGATCTCTTGTAGTTCTGTTGAAGTAAGCAACGTCAACACCTAAACGACCGTTAAAGAAACGCATATCTAAACCGAATTCGTACTCTGAAGTAGTTTCAGGAAGAAGGTTAGCGTTGTTTTGAGTGTTAGGTACAGTATATCTTTGGTTTCCTGCGAAAGCTGGAGTTAATGGCTCATATACATCATATAAAGAGTAAACTGGTGCACCGAATGCAGACTCACCATATGAAGCTCTTACTTTAGCAAATGAAATTACTTCTGAGTTTTGGAAAGCAGGTAGTTCAG from Flammeovirga agarivorans includes these protein-coding regions:
- a CDS encoding RNA methyltransferase; amino-acid sequence: MRKLSMDELNRVSAEEFKNQEKNNIVVVLDNIRSLNNVGSSFRTGDAFAIEKVVLCGITGKPPHRDIHKTALGAQDTVTWEHHESTVEAIEKLKEDGYKVIAVEQVEGSTMLQDFETTKEEKVALVFGNEVMGVSDEAIAASDMALEIPQFGTKHSLNVSVTIGVVLWQVLQKKM
- a CDS encoding ArsR/SmtB family transcription factor, whose amino-acid sequence is MKLKHFNLSIGTQIMKALGEESRIRIMHLLYENEEMCISDIELVLDFTQTKTSRHLIYMKNAGLLNVRKVDQWSFYSIKEELMGIIETIFKYMERDAQLIEDQETYRTLSSNRELAMNKIERRRMSHHYPEGD
- the hemC gene encoding hydroxymethylbilane synthase, whose protein sequence is MIERAIKIGTRKSKLALWQAEYVKALLEQNGLKGELVLIETKGDKILDRALSKIGSKGVFTEELEDQLRNGDIDIAVHSAKDMQASLGDDFELIAFTEREACHDVFVSHKKGFTVDKDKEFVIGTSSVRRVAMLTKHFPNAKIVDVRGNLQTRIQKMEDGLCDVLMLAYAGVHRMGYNDMIVHEHPLDTFTPATGQGCVAIESATNLDPEVRSAIRKAINNEKTEVCLKAERAFLKELQGGCSIPAFCLATWTADNELKITGGLAQANTEEIRYTYTCSPDEVESKGTQIAKDTLANGGAEILAALKNS
- a CDS encoding NADH-quinone oxidoreductase subunit B; the protein is MKGLLDQRFGQGEIVISKVDDLINWARLSSFWPLGFGLACCAIEMITTWSSTYDLDRFGVIPRGTPRQSDAMIISGTVTFKMADRVRRLYEQMAEPRYVISMGSCANCGGPYWEHGYNVVKGVDRIIPVDVYVPGCPPRPEALIGGILKLRDEIRKETLMAPKAVERLMNKETVK
- a CDS encoding NADH-quinone oxidoreductase subunit C, with amino-acid sequence MTTEEIAALIQENIKDCELEVNTKLPQHEIVVPADKIEEVCQFLKTDKTTFFDTLSCLTGLDNGPAKKSMEVLYHLYSIPNGYRLTLKVVLDREDPKLPSVTSVWKAANWHEREAWDLVGMKFENHPDLRRILSADDWIGHPLQKDYKEQDTYHGITVKYEKD
- a CDS encoding CUB domain-containing protein, whose protein sequence is MRFTLLLFFVISMIYTSPTMGQGVTYLLGEQNEITDYGYTLKDLGGDENYPMNQDMITTLYPKIEGEKVSITFEYFSLEEEYDYLFIYDGTSESDDLIAELDGTSGENKTFTATNEDGALTLVLSSDEIINYPGFVAHVGSHNFRVQLSSSNSIVVDWPYQANFFDSYEITLSTKEDFSTIVEEVTVNKFTTNVQFENLAEGDYYIAFQYSTDTEINRVKQISIGHNVSDDEYDALTTLYSELKGKIWNDNSNWLKNTDVNTWEGVTVESGKVTGLNLFNQNLSGILPDAITSLTNLKTLNLSSNPQLKGTIPSQIDEIENLEDIDLSYCSFEGDVPTSINELTQLKTLQLEGNVFSTIPIFSVLSLQLDVSHNAIRISGIEDNIDLFSEEEQYNNQSIELTPKIAWNNDFSSFTLSVENIGGANTTYTWYDESNGVVSNSRNFSSDVIDEEYHCIVSNADYNFNVTSSDITVTEAHATAGVSQNEFNALNDIYDALNGEEWVENTNWKSYQLAENWYGVTVENGHVVEINLNENNLNGEIPSSISKLSYLRVLNISHVQIEELTTLNLPKLEQLYVSNSPVKKIETQSKLTSLKSLVAINSKIQSFESFEGLSSLEKLYIQGNLLSSLPSLSPLSQLDTLIIKDNQLTSLIDLDQLSVLSYFDASNNELSDLSFAENLSFEEFDVSSNQLTFSHLDEVYDYMEKDEFNIAHTSQSIDFDINITFNSSNFTLEATDLGGEGTQYLWYLDEEELEITTSNQYTGTEYGTYKVIATNGKYSDSYEVSKSFSDTNSAPSLLSLSNTIIDGIQDELVGVISVEDADELDSHNFSVDNSNFYIDGNLLKVANELNFYEQNSFDIELTVADARGAELTRSYTIDLTPPTVEISINKIDENIEKNTAIGVVGYNKQASLTLVEGTNYFYLDGDSIRLNRVINFEQLTEVELVFEYTTLLQTEEISTIIYINDVNEGITKITYESDQDIFPFEVSNETSFGTFLVIDPDETDSYTVEFTNNDGFFEVSDGKLMAKKNFSADELENYTVKMTFLDKGGLSYNHNVKLQFEEGESDDDGDDNNGGDSGVTSLEDDLTKNILIYPTILTSHQTLSVKGLDVFNGHVSANVYASTGQLIKKFAVIPNQENVELLLPSLNSGIYIIQIGDATTQKTLRFILR
- the guaA gene encoding glutamine-hydrolyzing GMP synthase, which gives rise to MDKILIYDFGSQYTQLIARRVRELNVYCEIFPYNHEPKIDHSEYKGVILSGSPHSVLEEDAPNFDVSEIRGKMPLLGVCFGAQMLAHQNGGTVARSEHREYGRANLDFIDHTSPMFKGVPEESQVWMSHGDTITNLPENFKVIASTSSIPVAAYRITGEETFGIQFHPEVTHSTDGKFMLQDFVVGVCGCKQDWTPESFVDATVAELKEKLGDDKVILGLSGGVDSSVAAVLLHKAIGPNLHCIFVDNGLLRKNEFESVLESYHGLGLNVKGVNSKDLFYAELEGKTDPEDKRKAIGKVFVDVFEIESKKVENAKWLGQGTIYPDVIESVSVKGPSATIKSHHNVGGLPDYMKLKVVEPLNTLFKDEVRLVGKTLNIPQEILGRHPFPGPGLGIRILGDVTAEKVEILQEVDHIFIQGLKDHGLYDQVWQAGAMLLPVQSVGVMGDERTYEKVVALRAVSSLDGMTADWVHLPYDFLAEISNNIINRVKGVNRVVYDISSKPPATIEWE
- a CDS encoding SusD/RagB family nutrient-binding outer membrane lipoprotein, giving the protein MKKLLYTLSAAAVLGLSSCDNGFEEMNVDPNNPTSVPVENLLTQGQFALADRTWGTAMNAEWGMLLVQYWGQNQYASESRYQHDKAYFTGSWQSYYANSLKDLTEVERILGETEAVTPQLEAEKKNMLAIVKILKVHVFQIVTDTWGSVPYSQALNPAEYPSPAYDTQEDIYLDLISKLDEALSELDNTNAAFNQGDIIYDNDIDSWKKFANALKARVAIRMIDANGSASTFLQQALTAADKFESNADNATLVFDNQIQLANPLWVNVTQDNRDDYSVTEFFVEHMKTMNDPRLGLYAAMNADDEYVGLPFGLTDAESLEASKDGKTSRPSGATKDEQDLPGIRAKQQPAILMSYAELKFIEAEAIQRGVIGGSAETVFKEAIAASMDAWGVEEADKDAYLATVTYDAANWKKSIGEAKYVALYGQGVEAWSEWRRLDYPQLTVPAAAITIGNTAIPTRGYYPNDEEGLNAENVPANNYTDKVWWDVN